One Falco naumanni isolate bFalNau1 chromosome 15, bFalNau1.pat, whole genome shotgun sequence DNA segment encodes these proteins:
- the OGFOD1 gene encoding prolyl 3-hydroxylase OGFOD1 encodes MGAKRRGAAALPPGKKREKREARAELCAALRDAALRERAAAAWGCGEPLRHETAVVVEPAPFRHGVIPGFLAGPAFAEALRDELLGLGFRRRRNDLLSLRQSEELGGRPEPHVAALRHALCEEFRAWLSAVTQIELEPTIDISCAKYEYSDVLLCHDDELEGRRIAFILYLVPPWEKSDGGTLDLYSADEHFQPQQIVKSLVPSWNTLVFFEVCPFSFHQVSEILSEEKCRLSVSGWFHGPSIVRPARHVEAALPRSPHIPYDHEILYEWINPVYLDMDSQAQIQEEFEERSEILLKDFLKKEKYQLLCEALENKDIQWISRGPANKRCYETAGEDSLPDVLRKFLQFLRSEALFLLLSNFTGLKLHFLAPTDEDEDAAEGRAADAAGHGSPKLQQEETEERTDSSPHGPDQPDNIPEAQDSKVQNSSGTPVCAGLLRRWTHGHYTLVHDTQATEFALDLLFFCGCEDWDPEYGGFTSYIAKGEDEELLTVNPEDNCLALVYRDKETVQFVKYINHRSLARLNKHPNRTGFWDFAFVYYE; translated from the exons ATGGGCGCTaagcggcgcggggcggcggcacTGCCACCGGGGAAGAAGCGCGAGAAGCGGGAGGCGCGCGCCGAGCTCTGCGCTGCCCTGAGGGACGCGGCGCtgcgggagcgggcggcggcggcctggggctgcggggagccgCTGCGGCACG AGACGGCGGTGGTGGTGGAGCCGGCACCGTTCCGGCACGGCGTCATCCCCGGCTTCCTGGCGGGCCCGGCTTTCGCGGAGGCGCTGCGCGATGAGCTGCTGGGCCTCGGCTTCCGCAGGCGGCGCAACGACCTCCTCTCGCTGCGGCAG TCCgaggagctggggggcaggCCGGAGCCCCACGTCGCCGCGCTGAG GCATGCTCTGTGTGAAGAATTCCGCGCGTGGCTTTCTGCTGTGACCCAGATAGAGCTGGAGCCAACTATTGACATCTCCTGTGCTAAATATGAATATAGCG ATGTCTTGCTGTGCCATGATGATGAGCTGGAAGGTCGGAGAATTGCTTTCATCCTGTACCTCGTGCCACCCTGGGAGAAAAGCGATGGGGGAACACTGGACCTCTATAGTGCAGACG aaCACTTTCAGCCACAGCAGATCGTCAAGTCATTAGTGCCTTCGTGGAACACGCTGGTTTTCTTTGAAGTGTGTCCATTCTCTTTCCACCAG GTGTCAGAAATTCTGTCTGAGGAGAAGTGCCGCTTGTCAGTGAGCGGCTGGTTTCACGGCCCGTCGATAGTCAGACCTGCACGCCACGTTGAAGCTGCCTTGCCCAGGAGCCCACACATCCCCTATGAT CATGAAATCTTGTATGAGTGGATCAATCCAGTTTATTTGGACATGGACTCCCAAGCTCAAATCCAGGAGGAATTTGAGGAGCGATCAGAAATTCTCCTGAAAGATTTTCTGAAG AAAGAGAAATACCAACTACTGTGTGAAGCTTTGGAGAACAAAGACATCCAGTGGATTAGTCGGGGGCCTGCCAATAAAAG ATGCTATGAGACAGCAGGGGAAGACAGCCTCCCTGACGTCCTGAGGAAATTCCTGCAGTTCTTACGCTCTGAGGCCTTGTTCTTACTGCTTTCCAACTTCACTGGCCTAAAGCTGCATTTCCTGGCTCCCACTGATGAGGATGAAGATGCTGCggaaggaagagcagcagaCGCCGCTGGGCACGGTAGTCCCAAACTGCAGCAGGAAGAGACTGAAGAGCGCACTGATAGCAGTCCCCATGGGCCAGACCAGCCTGACAACATCCCTGAAGCACAAGACAGCAAGGTGCAGAACA GCTCAGGTACGCCTGTGTGTGCAGGGCTGCTGAGGCGCTGGACCCATGGGCACTATACTCTAGTCCATGACACCCAAGCAACCGAATTTGCTCTTGACCTGCTCTTCTTCTGTGGCTGTGAGG acTGGGATCCAGAATATGGTGGCTTTACTTCCTACATCGCTAAAGGTGAAGATGAAGAG CTGTTGACAGTGAATCCAGAGGACAACTGCTTGGCCTTGGTTTACAGAGACAAAGAAACAGTGCAGTTTGTGAAATACATCAATCATCGTAGCTTGGCACGCCTGAACAAGCATCCCAACAGAACAGGATTTTGGGATTTTGCCTTTGTCTACTATGAGTGA